The Arcanobacterium pinnipediorum genome includes the window GACATGCAGATCAAGAAATATCTTGCGCCCTAAGAGCTGTTCAATATTCTTGCGTGCCTCTTGGCCAACTTTGCGTAAGCGTTGACCGCCGTGGCCGATAATAATGCCTTTTTGTGATGGACGTTCGACGTAGATGTGCGCGTGAATATCGAGCAACGGAGGTTTCTTCGCACCAGGTTTAGCTTCGCGTTCAATCATTTCTTCAACGACGACGGCGATCGAGTGCGGAAGTTCTTCGCGAACATCTGTTAGCGCAGCCTCACGAATAAATTCTCCAATCATCGCTTCGTCAGATTCGTCTGTGACCGTATCAACCGGATACAGTGGTGGCGAAAGCGGCATGTGCTTGAGTAAAACATCTGCAACAAGTTCTACTTGGTCACCAGAAACTGCACTTACCGGAATAATTTCAACAAAATCATAAAGCTGGCTGACGTCAAAGAGTTTATCTGCCAGGGCCTGACGAGAAATCTTGTCTACTTTCGTAACAGCGGCAAATATCGGAATACGCGCCTGAGCAAGTTCACCGAGCAAGAAGCGATCACCTGGACCTATTTTTTCATCCGCAGGTAGACACATCAATGCCCCATCAACGCCATCGAGCGAATCTCGAACCATATCATTGAGCCGCTCCCCAAGAAGAGTGCGTGGCCGATGCAGACCGGGAGTGTCAACTAAAACCAACTGACCGGTCTCGCGATGGACAATACCGCGCACAATACGCCGAGTTGTTTCGGGCTGATTGGCAGTAATAACAATCTTTTGCCCTACCAACGCATTCGTTAAGGTTGATTTACCGGCATTGGGTCGACCAACGATAGAGATAAAACCGGCACGGAAATCTTCCGGCCAGTCATGGATCATAGAATCACTCATCTGCGTTATCCTCTTCTGGTCCAACCCGATTAGCTATCAGTGTTTGTAAACGTTTGCGCCGGCCTTCAAACCGATCGGCTCGCATCAATACTCCATAGGCTTGGGCTTGGGAGCCGATGATAGGAATACGCCCAAGTGCCTTGGTCAGTAACCCGCCAGCAGTTTCGACGTCGTCGTCGTCAATACGGATACCGAATAGTTCGCCGAGTTCGTCTGCTGGAAGTCTAGCAGGTACGCGATAAACTCCCGGTGATATTTCTTCAACTTCAGGTTCAGCGTGGTCATGTTCGTCAACCATATCGCCAACGATCTCTTCCAAAATATCTTCAATCGTCACCAGGCCAGCAATACCACCATATTCGTCGACCGCTAACGCCATATGTTTTGCCTCAGCACGCATTTCCCGGAAAACATCATCAGCCATCATCGTTTCTGGAACAAAAACAGGCTCACGCATCACATCACTGACGTGCAAAGCCTCCTGGCTCATTTTCCGGTGAATCTTGCGCACAACATCCTTGAGATAAAGTATGCCAACGACGTCGTCAGAATCTTCAGACATCACTGGAACACGCGAATACCCCGAACGATTAAATAACGAAACTGCATGTTCGAAGGTCTCTTCAGCATTTATGGTCACCATATCGGGACGCGGTATCATCACTTCGCGCACAAGAGTATCGGAGAGTTCAAAAACTGACCGGACGATCTGTCGCTCTTCATCTTCTAAGGCTTCAGACTCCGAGACTCGTTCGACCATATAGTTACGTTGGTCATCGTCGCCATCTTTTGTTTCTTCATCCGAATCTCGCCGCGAAACAAACGCGGTACCTAGCTTGGTGAGCAACCATAATAATCGCCCGCCAAATCGCACAGCACGCACCGGATATTTAAAGCCCAACGTAGGCGGGATGAGGATATTGGTTAAGCCAAGAGTAAAGATCATGGCCACCACTACTCCCACCAGGTTCAACACGAGATTGTGAACGACTAATCCCACTAACACCATCAAAGTAGCACCAAGCAGCACCAAAATCCCCGAACGCACCGCAGTAACAGCCGTAATGGCTGCAAGGCGATTCGTCACGATATAAGAGACGAACTGTACCGACTGGCCTTCTTGTTCTGCCTCACTAACTTGGGCATGGGTGATTCGTGAGAGTGCGGAGAG containing:
- a CDS encoding hemolysin family protein, with translation MSEIYSVPLPILLAIAVTCALLAAGGALMLSALSRITHAQVSEAEQEGQSVQFVSYIVTNRLAAITAVTAVRSGILVLLGATLMVLVGLVVHNLVLNLVGVVVAMIFTLGLTNILIPPTLGFKYPVRAVRFGGRLLWLLTKLGTAFVSRRDSDEETKDGDDDQRNYMVERVSESEALEDEERQIVRSVFELSDTLVREVMIPRPDMVTINAEETFEHAVSLFNRSGYSRVPVMSEDSDDVVGILYLKDVVRKIHRKMSQEALHVSDVMREPVFVPETMMADDVFREMRAEAKHMALAVDEYGGIAGLVTIEDILEEIVGDMVDEHDHAEPEVEEISPGVYRVPARLPADELGELFGIRIDDDDVETAGGLLTKALGRIPIIGSQAQAYGVLMRADRFEGRRKRLQTLIANRVGPEEDNADE
- the era gene encoding GTPase Era gives rise to the protein MSDSMIHDWPEDFRAGFISIVGRPNAGKSTLTNALVGQKIVITANQPETTRRIVRGIVHRETGQLVLVDTPGLHRPRTLLGERLNDMVRDSLDGVDGALMCLPADEKIGPGDRFLLGELAQARIPIFAAVTKVDKISRQALADKLFDVSQLYDFVEIIPVSAVSGDQVELVADVLLKHMPLSPPLYPVDTVTDESDEAMIGEFIREAALTDVREELPHSIAVVVEEMIEREAKPGAKKPPLLDIHAHIYVERPSQKGIIIGHGGQRLRKVGQEARKNIEQLLGRKIFLDLHVKVAKDWQRDPKKLGRLGF